A genomic window from Hippocampus zosterae strain Florida chromosome 13, ASM2543408v3, whole genome shotgun sequence includes:
- the neurl1aa gene encoding E3 ubiquitin-protein ligase NEURL1 isoform X1, whose amino-acid sequence MGGQITRNALYDSLGGPFPSTSHRCHHKHKRCLPIQCGSVCGPLPASPLLFHPNAKGSQIVMDLAQKIVKRQGSFCNAITFSNRPIALYEQVRLKITKKQCCWSGALRLGFTSKDPCRINPDSLPKYACPDLVSQSGFWAKALPEEFSNEGNVIAFWVDKKGRVFYRINESSPLLFFSGVRTSEPLWALIDVYGLTRGVQLLDSEIVPLDCLRPRSFTTVRSSSSLCRGADDSRLSVSLCDLNVRQEEGGNSHAHHHTLHLASTSSSCPIPQNSLNSQQSSLLPSVIESDLHFHQLRGAHIKTLDEQTVARSEHSREERTLVFTNRPLQTGECVYIKVTKSSPARSGSLSYGVTSCDPAVLRPSDLPYNPEALVDRKEFWAVCRVPTPLQSSDILGFLVNQEGEVILSHNGTNVGMQVCVDNSRPLWMFFGLHGAVTQLRILGSTHVGDSRAGSNPSSPSSSPQTPSALGSSSSDTVLNRGTTLNSPVSLPKSPTFPTDRGPRSDECSICYENTVDTVIYACGHMCLCYSCGLKLKKMSNACCPICRRQIKDIIKTYRST is encoded by the exons ATGGGTGGTCAGATCACGCGAAATGCTTTGTACG ACTCCCTCGGTGGCCCTTTCCCATCCACATCCCACCGCTGtcatcacaaacacaaaagatgTCTGCCTATCCAGTGTGGAAGTGTTTGTGGTCCCCTTCCAGCCAGTCCACTTCTCTTTCACCCCAATGCGAAGGGTTCCCAAATTGTCATGGACCTTGCCCAGAAGATAGTCAAGAGGCAGGGGAGTTTCTGCAATGCCATCACTTTCAGCAACAGGCCCATAGCCCTGTACGAGCAAGTCCGACTCAAG ATTACTAAAAAGCAGTGTTGTTGGAGTGGAGCTCTGCGTCTGGGGTTCACCTCCAAAGATCCCTGCAGGATCAACCCAGACAGCTTGCCAAAGTACGCCTGCCCAGACTTGGTGTCCCAAAGCGGCTTCTGGGCGAAGGCTCTACCTGAAGAGTTTTCTAATGAGGGGAATGTTATCGCCTTTTGGGTTGACAAGAAGGGCCGTGTGTTCTACCGCATCAACGAGTCCAGCCCCTTGCTATTTTTCAGCGGCGTCCGAACCAGCGAACCCCTCTGGGCTCTAATTGATGTTTACGGTCTGACCCGTGGAGTGCAGCTGCTAG ACAGTGAGATCGTTCCTCTCGACTGTTTGCGCCCTCGTTCTTTCACAACGgtgcgctcctcctcctctctctgcCGAGGGGCGGACGACTCCCGTCTCTCCGTTAGCCTGTGCGACCTCAACGTTCGGCAGGAGGAAGGAGGCAACTCCCACGCGCACCATCACACCCTCCACCTGGCCTCAACCTCCTCCAGCTGTCCGATCCCCCAGAACTCGCTCAACTCGCAGCAATCATCTTTGTTGCCGTCCGTCATCGAGAGCGATCTCCACTTCCACCAGTTGCGCGGCGCCCATATCAAGACGCTCGATGAACAGACCGTGGCGAGATCCGAGCATTCGCGGGAGGAGCGCACGCTCGTCTTTACCAACCGCCCTCTACAAACCGGAGAGTGTGTGTACATCAAAGTCACCAAATCCAGTCCGGCCCGCTCAGGTTCCTTGTCCTACGGTGTGACATCGTGCGACCCGGCTGTGCTTCGCCCCAGTGATCTGCCATATAATCCGGAGGCTCTCGTGGATAGGAAGGAGTTTTGGGCGGTGTGTCGGGTGCCCACCCCTCTACAGAGCAGTGACATCCTTGGCTTCTTGGTCAACCAAGAAGGGGAGGTCATATTAAGCCACAACGGCACCAACGTTGGCATGCAAGTCTGCGTGGACAACTCGCGCCCACTCTGGATGTTCTTCGGCCTACATGGTGCCGTCACTCAGTTGAGAATTCTGG GCTCCACTCATGTTGGCGACTCACGGGCCGGGTCGAACCCCAGTTCGCCCTCCTCGTCACCACAAACTCCAAGTGCCCTGGGCAGCAGCAGCTCGGATACCGTTCTCAACCGAG GAACAACTCTGAATTCTCCAGTCAGCCTGCCCAAGTCACCCACATTTCCAACGGATCGCGGGCCTCGCTCCGATGAGTGCTCCATCTGTTACGAGAACACAGTGGACACGGTCATCTATGCGTGCGGACACATGTGTCTCTGCTATAGCTGTGGCCTGAAGCTCAAGAAAATGTCCAACGCCTGCTGTCCCATCTGCAGAAGGCAGATTAAAGACATCATCAAAACCTACCGAAGTACCTAA
- the neurl1aa gene encoding E3 ubiquitin-protein ligase NEURL1 isoform X2, protein MGGQITRNALYDSLGGPFPSTSHRCHHKHKRCLPIQCGSVCGPLPASPLLFHPNAKGSQIVMDLAQKIVKRQGSFCNAITFSNRPIALYEQVRLKITKKQCCWSGALRLGFTSKDPCRINPDSLPKYACPDLVSQSGFWAKALPEEFSNEGNVIAFWVDKKGRVFYRINESSPLLFFSGVRTSEPLWALIDVYGLTRGVQLLDSEIVPLDCLRPRSFTTVRSSSSLCRGADDSRLSVSLCDLNVRQEEGGNSHAHHHTLHLASTSSSCPIPQNSLNSQQSSLLPSVIESDLHFHQLRGAHIKTLDEQTVARSEHSREERTLVFTNRPLQTGECVYIKVTKSSPARSGSLSYGVTSCDPAVLRPSDLPYNPEALVDRKEFWAVCRVPTPLQSSDILGFLVNQEGEVILSHNGTNVGMQVCVDNSRPLWMFFGLHGAVTQLRILGSTHVGDSRAGSNPSSPSSSPQTPSALGSSSSDTVLNRGMCLAAYVNRSGGGTTLNSPVSLPKSPTFPTDRGPRSDECSICYENTVDTVIYACGHMCLCYSCGLKLKKMSNACCPICRRQIKDIIKTYRST, encoded by the exons ATGGGTGGTCAGATCACGCGAAATGCTTTGTACG ACTCCCTCGGTGGCCCTTTCCCATCCACATCCCACCGCTGtcatcacaaacacaaaagatgTCTGCCTATCCAGTGTGGAAGTGTTTGTGGTCCCCTTCCAGCCAGTCCACTTCTCTTTCACCCCAATGCGAAGGGTTCCCAAATTGTCATGGACCTTGCCCAGAAGATAGTCAAGAGGCAGGGGAGTTTCTGCAATGCCATCACTTTCAGCAACAGGCCCATAGCCCTGTACGAGCAAGTCCGACTCAAG ATTACTAAAAAGCAGTGTTGTTGGAGTGGAGCTCTGCGTCTGGGGTTCACCTCCAAAGATCCCTGCAGGATCAACCCAGACAGCTTGCCAAAGTACGCCTGCCCAGACTTGGTGTCCCAAAGCGGCTTCTGGGCGAAGGCTCTACCTGAAGAGTTTTCTAATGAGGGGAATGTTATCGCCTTTTGGGTTGACAAGAAGGGCCGTGTGTTCTACCGCATCAACGAGTCCAGCCCCTTGCTATTTTTCAGCGGCGTCCGAACCAGCGAACCCCTCTGGGCTCTAATTGATGTTTACGGTCTGACCCGTGGAGTGCAGCTGCTAG ACAGTGAGATCGTTCCTCTCGACTGTTTGCGCCCTCGTTCTTTCACAACGgtgcgctcctcctcctctctctgcCGAGGGGCGGACGACTCCCGTCTCTCCGTTAGCCTGTGCGACCTCAACGTTCGGCAGGAGGAAGGAGGCAACTCCCACGCGCACCATCACACCCTCCACCTGGCCTCAACCTCCTCCAGCTGTCCGATCCCCCAGAACTCGCTCAACTCGCAGCAATCATCTTTGTTGCCGTCCGTCATCGAGAGCGATCTCCACTTCCACCAGTTGCGCGGCGCCCATATCAAGACGCTCGATGAACAGACCGTGGCGAGATCCGAGCATTCGCGGGAGGAGCGCACGCTCGTCTTTACCAACCGCCCTCTACAAACCGGAGAGTGTGTGTACATCAAAGTCACCAAATCCAGTCCGGCCCGCTCAGGTTCCTTGTCCTACGGTGTGACATCGTGCGACCCGGCTGTGCTTCGCCCCAGTGATCTGCCATATAATCCGGAGGCTCTCGTGGATAGGAAGGAGTTTTGGGCGGTGTGTCGGGTGCCCACCCCTCTACAGAGCAGTGACATCCTTGGCTTCTTGGTCAACCAAGAAGGGGAGGTCATATTAAGCCACAACGGCACCAACGTTGGCATGCAAGTCTGCGTGGACAACTCGCGCCCACTCTGGATGTTCTTCGGCCTACATGGTGCCGTCACTCAGTTGAGAATTCTGG GCTCCACTCATGTTGGCGACTCACGGGCCGGGTCGAACCCCAGTTCGCCCTCCTCGTCACCACAAACTCCAAGTGCCCTGGGCAGCAGCAGCTCGGATACCGTTCTCAACCGAGGCATGTGCTTGGCAGCTTACGTAAAcagaagcggggg AGGAACAACTCTGAATTCTCCAGTCAGCCTGCCCAAGTCACCCACATTTCCAACGGATCGCGGGCCTCGCTCCGATGAGTGCTCCATCTGTTACGAGAACACAGTGGACACGGTCATCTATGCGTGCGGACACATGTGTCTCTGCTATAGCTGTGGCCTGAAGCTCAAGAAAATGTCCAACGCCTGCTGTCCCATCTGCAGAAGGCAGATTAAAGACATCATCAAAACCTACCGAAGTACCTAA